The Aspergillus chevalieri M1 DNA, chromosome 5, nearly complete sequence genome includes a region encoding these proteins:
- a CDS encoding asparagine synthetase B family protein (COG:E;~EggNog:ENOG410PKVY;~InterPro:IPR029055,IPR006426,IPR017932,IPR033738, IPR001962;~MEROPS:MER0034539;~PFAM:PF13522,PF00733,PF13537;~go_function: GO:0004066 - asparagine synthase (glutamine-hydrolyzing) activity [Evidence IEA];~go_process: GO:0006529 - asparagine biosynthetic process [Evidence IEA]) translates to MCGISVRISLRPSDGSDAPKKPDVESIKGQLDRSLDLIAHRGPDSKGIWVSDDGSVGEIFFSLFPSENSAKSCIVGLGHCRLSIEDLSDMGNQPLHSDDGGVHAVINGEIYDHERIRAELEQNHGYHFKGHSDSEVVVALYTVYGAPAFLDHLRGEFSLVIYDQRQGRIIATRDRFGIKPLFWTIIDQEDERVLLFATEMKTFLAMGWKPKWDVQSAFQAGWLIDDRSLFKGVKKLMPGYWMEITLLDGQLRRHLYWDSDYNDKRQVEIRTVEEMIEGVREKLTEAIRLRLRADVPVGIYLSGGIDSSLIAGIVAKLAREENVTLGSKKEQVTCFSIEFPNSPFDEFDVAKRTADWLGVDIVKCKADEAAFAEHFENAVYHCEYQTFDLGPTGKTMLSSIPREAGFKVVLTGEGSDEHFAGYPFTPRDFLLEPDLSWPTSTLAQDTERLNQIQRAAAELFDRQIAALGVKGDAFRWDETSQVYHQANRVYMPNTLLGLSGATFPIWAPWVVEKWSGLDLRETVIRAMSPTAREKILNQWHPLHTSLYITTKAFLNNYILVSLGDRTEMAHSIEARPPFLDHNFVEYVNRLPPSLKLRCTSDLDSNADQQEPQFIEKWILREAGKPFIPEEIYNRRKQPYMAPVKWPLNGPLHQMFQRLCTKEAVENLGFVDWAPVERALQHAFGPDAEQGPFRLLICVAGWVVLSQRFGVERATEAEWVDSPLYDPWCDF, encoded by the exons ATGTGCGGGATATCGGTAAGAATTTCACTTCGCCCCTCCGATGGCTCAGATGCACCTAAGAAACCCGATGTGGAAAGCATCAAAGGCCAATTGGATAGGTCCCTTGACCTGATTGCGCATAGGGGGCCGGATTCAAAGGGGATCTGGGTCAGCGACGACGGCAGTGTTGGtgagatttttttttctttgtttccttCAGAAAATAGCGCTAAATCGTGTATTGTAGGATTGGGACATTGTCGCCTGTCGATCGAAGATCTCTCGGATATGGGAAACCAGCCCCTCCACAGCGACGATGGCGGGGTCCACGCTGTCATCAATGGGGAGATCTATGATCATGAAAGAATCCGCGCTGAGTTAGAACAGAATCACGGATATCACTTCAAGGGTCATAGTGACTCCGAAGTGGTTGTGGCCTTATATACAGTGTATGGAGCCCCAGCATTCCTTGATCACTTGCGGGGCGAATTCTCCCTTGTGATATACGACCAACGCCAGGGTCGAATCATCGCTACACGAGATCGGTTCGGAATCAAGCCACTATTCTGGACCATCATTGACCAGGAAGATGAACGAGTTCTCCTGTTTGCGACTGAAATGAAAACATTCCTCGCGATGGGCTGGAAGCCTAAATGGGATGTGCAATCGGCGTTCCAAGCGGGCTGGCTCATTGATGATCGGAGTCTATTCAAGGGCGTGAAGAAGCTGATGCCTGGATATTGGATGGAAATAACATTGCTAGACGGTCAACTACGCCGTCACCTGTACTGGGATTCAGATTATAATGACAAA CGACAAGTTGAAATCCGCACTGTTGAGGAGATGATTGAGGGTGTCCGCGAAAAGCTCACCGAGGCGATCCGCCTACGTCTACGAGCCGACGTCCCCGTTGGTATCTACCTCTCAGGGGGCATCGACTCCTCCCTTATTGCGGGCATTGTAGCGAAATTGGCTCGGGAAGAGAATGTTACGCTTGGCAGCAAGAAAGAGCAAGTCACTTGTTTTAGCATTGAGTTTCCTAACTCACCTTTTGATGAATTTG ATGTTGCCAAACGCACAGCGGATTGGCTCGGAGTTGACATAGTCAAGTGCAAAGCAGACGAGGCAGCCTTTGCAGAGCACTTCGAAAATGCAGTTTACCACTGTGAATATCAAACCTTCGACTTAGGCCCTACCGGGAAAACAATGCTGTCTTCCATCCCGCGGGAGGCCGGTTTCAAAGTTGTTTTGACAGGAGAGGGCTCGGATGAACACTTTGCTGGGTATCCGTTCACACCACGAGACTTTCTACTCGAGCCTGATCTCTCTTGGCCGACTTCAACATTGGCTCAAGACACTGAGCGTCTCAATCAGATACAAAGAGCTGCTGCAGAGCTTTTCGATCGCCAAATCGCTGCTTTAGGCGTCAAAGGTGATGCGTTTAGATGGGACGAGACCTCCCAGGTTTACCATCAGGCCAACCGAGTCTACATGCCCAATActcttctgggtctgtctgGTGCAACGTTCCCAATATGGGCGCCCTGGGTGGTCGAAAAATGGTCTGGGCTTGATCTTCGGGAGACAGTGATTCGAGCTATGTCTCCCACGGCGCGCGAGAAGATCTTGAACCAGTGGCATCCTCTGCATACATCCTTGTATATCACTACAAAGGCATTTCTGAACAACTACATCCTGGTCTCTTTGGGCGATCGAACGGAGATGGCGCACAGCATCGAAGCGCGTCCTCCATTCCTCGACCACAACTTTGTCGAATATGTCAATCGACTTCCGCCCAGTCTTAAGCTCCGATGCACTTCTGACCTGGATTCTAATGCAGACCAGCAGGAGCCGCAGTTTATCGAAAAATGGATCCTACGTGAGGCCGGAAAACCGTTTATTCCAGAGGAAATCTACAACCGCAGAAAACAGCCATACATGGCCCCTGTCAAATGGCCGCTTAACGGACCACTCCACCAAATGTTCCAAAGACTGTGCACCAAAGAAGCGGTTGAAAATCTTGGGTTTGTGGACTGGGCCCCGGTCGAACGGGCGCTGCAACATGCGTTCGGACCCGACGCGGAGCAGGGACCATTCCGGTTACTCATTTGTGTCGCGGGCTGGGTTGTGCTCAGCCAGCGGTTCGGGGTTGAAAGGGCTACGGAGGCGGAGTGGGTGGATTCTCCGTTGTATGACCCGTGGTGTGACTTTTGA